A single window of Bos javanicus breed banteng chromosome 19, ARS-OSU_banteng_1.0, whole genome shotgun sequence DNA harbors:
- the NLGN2 gene encoding neuroligin-2 isoform X3, with protein sequence MLPVWFTDNLEAAATYVQNQSEDCLYLNLYVPTEDGPLTKKRDEATLNPPDTDIRDSGKKPVMLFLHGGSYMEGTGNMFDGSVLAAYGNVIVATLNYRLGVLGFLSTGDQAAKGNYGLLDQIQALRWLSENIAHFGGDPERITIFGSGAGASCVNLLILSHHSEGLFQKAIAQSGTAISSWSVNYQPLKYTRLLAAKVGCDREDSAEAVECLRRKPSRELVDQDVQPARYHIAFGPVVDGDVVPDDPEILMQQGEFLNYDMLIGVNQGEGLKFVEDSAESEDGVSASAFDFTVSNFVDNLYGYPEGKDVLRETIKFMYTDWADRDNGEMRRKTLLALFTDHQWVAPAVATAKLHADYQSPVYFYTFYHHCQAEGRPEWADAAHGDELPYVFGVPMVGATDLFPCNFSKNDVMLSAVVMTYWTNFAKTGDPNQPVPQDTKFIHTKPNRFEEVVWSKFNSKEKQYLHIGLKPRVRDNYRANKVAFWLELVPHLHNLHTELFTTTTRLPPYATRWPPRPPPGAPGTRRPPPPATLPPEPEPEPGPRAYDRFPGDSRDYSTELSVTVAVGASLLFLNILAFAALYYKRDRRQELRCRRLSPPGGSGSGVPGGGPLLPAAGRELPPEEELVSLQLKRGGGVGADPAEALRPACPPDYTLALRRAPDDVPLLAPGALTLLPSGLGPPPPPPPPSLHPFGPFPPPPPTATSHNNTLPHPHSTTRV encoded by the exons ATGCTGCCCGTGTGGTTCACCGACAACCTGGAGGCGGCCGCCACCTACGTGCAGAACCAGAGCGAGGACTGCCTGTACCTCAACCTCTACGTGCCCACCGAGGACG GTCCGCTCACAAAAAAACGTGACGAGGCGACGCTCAATCCGCCAGACACAG aTATCCGGGACTCCGGGAAGAAGCCAGTGATGCTGTTTCTGCATGGTGGCTCCTACATGGAGGGCACAGGGAACATGTTCGATGGCTCCGTCTTGGCCGCCTACGGCAATGTCATTGTAGCCACGCTCAACTACCGGCTAGGGGTGCTCG GTTTTCTCAGCACTGGGGACCAGGCTGCAAAAGGCAACTATGGGCTCCTAGACCAGATCCAGGCCCTGCGCTGGCTCAGTGAGAACATCGCCCACTTCGGGGGGGACCCTGAACGCATCACCATCTTCGGATCTGGGGCAGGAGCCTCCTGTGTCAACCTCCTGATCCTCTCCCACCACTCGGAAG GGCTGTTCCAGAAGGCCATTGCCCAGAGCGGCACTGCCATTTCTAGCTGGTCTGTCAACTACCAGCCACTCAAATACACACGACTGCTGGCTGCCAAGGTGGGCTGTGACCGGGAGGACAGCGCCGAGGCTGTGGAGTGTCTGCGCCGGAAGCCCTCTCGGGAGCTGGTGGACCAGGACGTGCAGCCTGCCCG CTACCACATCGCCTTTGGGCCTGTGGTGGACGGTGATGTCGTCCCTGACGACCCTGAGATCCTCATGCAGCAGGGAGAATTCCTCAACTACGACATGCTCATTGGGGTCAACCAGGGAGAGGGCCTCAAGTTCGTGGAGGACTCGGCAGAGAGCGAGGATGGCGTGTCCGCCAGCGCCTTCGACTTCACGGTCTCCAACTTCGTGGACAACCTGTACGGCTACCCAGAGGGCAAGGATGTGCTACGGGAGACCATCAAGTTCATGTACACGGACTGGGCCGACCGGGACAACGGCGAGATGCGGCGCAAGACCCTGCTGGCACTCTTTACCGACCACCAGTGGGTGGCACCGGCTGTGGCCACCGCCAAGCTGCACGCTGACTACCAGTCCCCTGTCTACTTTTACACCTTCTACCACCACTGCCAGGCTGAGGGCCGGCCCGAGTGGGCGGATGCAGCGCATGGGGATGAGCTACCCTATGTCTTTGGTGTGCCCATGGTGGGTGCCACCGACCTCTTCCCCTGCAACTTCTCCAAGAATGACGTCATGCTCAGTGCCGTGGTCATGACCTACTGGACCAACTTCGCCAAGACTGG CGACCCCAACCAGCCGGTGCCACAGGACACCAAGTTCATCCACACCAAGCCCAACCGCTTCGAGGAGGTGGTGTGGAGCAAGTTCAACAGCAAAGAGAAGCAGTACCTGCACATCGGTCTGAAGCCGCGCGTGCGCGACAACTACCGCGCCAACAAGGTGGCCTTCTGGCTGGAGCTCGTGCCGCACCTGCACAATCTGCACACGGAGCTCTTCACCACCACCACGCGCCTGCCGCCCTACGCCACGCGCTGGCCGCCTCGCCCGCCCCCCGGCGCCCCGGGCAcgcgccgcccgccgcccccCGCCACCCTGCCGCCCGAGCCCGAGCCCGAGCCGGGCCCCCGGGCCTACGACCGTTTCCCCGGGGACTCCCGAGACTACTCCACGGAGCTCAGCGTCACCGTGGCCGTGGGTGCCTCGCTCCTCTTCCTCAACATCCTCGCCTTTGCCGCCCTCTACTACAAGAGGGACCGGCGGCAGGAGCTGCGGTGCCGGCGGCTCAGTCCCCCCGGTGGCTCGGGCTCTGGGGTGCCCGGCGGGGGCCCCCTGCTCCCCGCTGCCGGCCGCGAGCTGCCACCCGAGGAGGAGCTGGTGTCACTTCAGCTGAAGCGGGGCGGGGGCGTTGGGGCGGACCCTGCAGAGGCCCTGCGCCCCGCCTGCCCACCCGACTACACTCTGGCCCTGCGCCGGGCGCCGGACGACGTGCCTCTCTTGGCCCCCGGGGCCCTGACCCTGCTGCCCAGCGGCCTGgggccaccccctcccccgccgcccccctccctccatcccttcgGGCCcttccccccgccgccccccacaGCTACCAGCCACAACAAcacgctcccccacccccattccaccACTCGGGTATAG
- the SPEM2 gene encoding uncharacterized protein SPEM2, producing MENQLWSDNLGCCHQHQESTQDVEDFLLLLLGLVILVNIGINVATMMWHRLQNVLDNSICWINQKNEILQACESSPKYPPAKAKDVHIHCTLDPVEVKMARPTHCSSSSYRRPHSRSRSRSHSRRPHCHQPRRQGRSRSRPCSHQRRSKNRKQFPYSCSVFGRPRHSHKMSQLRARPSFDREDLDSYLEEDEDLAFPLPKYPRWGWGGLYQRMGLPSSVGLWGRQGGILASLPPPSLYLSPELRRLPKRVEAKSELRLQSFRPLCSPSHTWGNVEVDQWTSSPPPPRRLPPNPSWVPAGHSPYPSRGQLLYDNWDQRRRGLEASEPPSALLTRGSRPEAREHYSPQVHRRSLIGHAHGQPNRSPNPSTGHLNYSRDPHEVRRRAAEWTETLPTRHPLTTSTSLTVLGEASYQRAPAPSSALLLRSSQPLPEVQATEPPQPTFMPLSRNPGGNASYQVYDSLELKRQVQESRARANSLPPSNSASRPSLHRSRTGKIH from the exons ATGGAAAATCAGCTCTGGTCTGACAACCTGGGGTGCTGCCATCAACACCAAGAAAGTACCCAGGATGTGGAGGActtcctgctcctgctgctggggCTTGTCATTCTTGTCAACATCGGGATCAACGTAGCAACTATG ATGTGGCACAGGCTCCAGAATGTCTTAGACAACAGCATCTGTTGGATTAATCAGAAAA ATGAAATCTTGCAGGCTTGTGAAAGTTCCCCCAAATATCCTCCAGCCAAGGCCAAAGACGTCCACATCCACTGTACCCTGGACCCTGTAGAAGTGAAGATGGCCAGGCCCACTCactgctcctcttcctcctacCGCCGCCCCCACAGCCGAAGCCGCAGCCGAAGCCACAGCCGCCGCCCTCACTGCCACCAACCTCGCCGCCAGGGCCGCAGCCGAAGCCGCCCCTGCAGCCACCAGCGGAGGTCGAAGAACCGCAAACAATTCCCCTACAGTTGCTCGGTCTTCGGTAGGCCACGTCACAGCCACAAGATGTCACAGCTGCGGGCGAGGCCCTCCTTTGATCGGGAGGACCTGGACTCCTACCTGGAGGAGGACGAAGACCTTGCCTTCCCACTCCCCAAGTACCcgaggtggggctggggagggctcTACCAACGGATGGGCCTGCCCTCCAGCGTGGGGCTCTGGGGCCGCCAGGGTGGGATCCTGGCCAGCCTGCCGCCACCTTCTCTCTACCTGTCACCTGAGCTGCGCCGCCTGCCCAAGCGTGTGGAGGCCAAGTCTGAGCTCAGGCTGCAGTCCTTCAGGCCCCTCTGCTCACCATCCCACACCTGGGGCAATGTGGAGGTTGACCAGTGGACCTCGTCTCCACCGCCCCCCCGACGGCTGCCCCCCAACCCCTCATGGGTCCCTGCAGGGCACAGCCCTTACCCCTCAAGGGGCCAGCTCCTGTATGACAACTGGGATCAGCGGCGACGTGGTCTGGAGGCTTCTGAGCCTCCCTCCGCCCTGTTGACCCGGGGCTCCCGGCCCGAAGCCCGAGAGCACTACTCCCCACAGGTCCACCGACGGAGCCTCATCGGCCATGCTCACGGCCAGCCCAACCGCAGCCCCAACCCCTCCACGGGACACTTGAACTACTCCCGGGATCCGCATGAGGTCCGGCGCCGGGCAGCCGAGTGGACTGAGACACTGCCCACTAGGCACCCTCTGACCACCTCCACCTCCCTCACTGTGCTGGGCGAGGCCTCGTACCAGCGGGCCCCGGCTCCCAGCTCAGCTCTGCTCCTCcgctcctcccagcccctgcccgaAGTCCAGGCTACAGAGCCACCCCAGCCCACCTTTATGCCACTCAGCCGGAACCCAGGGGGCAATGCCAGCTACCAGGTGTACGACAGCCTGGAGCTGAAGCGGCAGGTGCAGGAGAGCAGGGCGCGAGCCAACTCGCTGCCACCTTCCAACTCGGCCTCCAGGCCCTCTCTGCATAGAAGCCGGACTGGGAAAATTCATTGA
- the NLGN2 gene encoding neuroligin-2 isoform X1 — protein MWLLALCLVGLAGAQRGGGGPGGGAPGGPGLGLSGLGEERFPVVNTAYGRVRGVRRELNNEILGPVVQFLGVPYATPPLGARRFQPPEAPASWPGVRNATTLPPACPQNLHGALPAIMLPVWFTDNLEAAATYVQNQSEDCLYLNLYVPTEDGPLTKKRDEATLNPPDTDIRDSGKKPVMLFLHGGSYMEGTGNMFDGSVLAAYGNVIVATLNYRLGVLGFLSTGDQAAKGNYGLLDQIQALRWLSENIAHFGGDPERITIFGSGAGASCVNLLILSHHSEGLFQKAIAQSGTAISSWSVNYQPLKYTRLLAAKVGCDREDSAEAVECLRRKPSRELVDQDVQPARYHIAFGPVVDGDVVPDDPEILMQQGEFLNYDMLIGVNQGEGLKFVEDSAESEDGVSASAFDFTVSNFVDNLYGYPEGKDVLRETIKFMYTDWADRDNGEMRRKTLLALFTDHQWVAPAVATAKLHADYQSPVYFYTFYHHCQAEGRPEWADAAHGDELPYVFGVPMVGATDLFPCNFSKNDVMLSAVVMTYWTNFAKTGDPNQPVPQDTKFIHTKPNRFEEVVWSKFNSKEKQYLHIGLKPRVRDNYRANKVAFWLELVPHLHNLHTELFTTTTRLPPYATRWPPRPPPGAPGTRRPPPPATLPPEPEPEPGPRAYDRFPGDSRDYSTELSVTVAVGASLLFLNILAFAALYYKRDRRQELRCRRLSPPGGSGSGVPGGGPLLPAAGRELPPEEELVSLQLKRGGGVGADPAEALRPACPPDYTLALRRAPDDVPLLAPGALTLLPSGLGPPPPPPPPSLHPFGPFPPPPPTATSHNNTLPHPHSTTRV, from the exons ATGTGGCTCCTGGCGCTGTGTCTGGTGGGGCTGGCGGGGGCTCAACGGGGGGGAGGGGGTCCCGGCGGCGGCGCCCCGGGCGGCCCGGGCCTGGGTCTCAGCGGCCTCGGGGAGGAGCGCTTCCCAGTGGTGAACACGGCCTACGGGCGAGTGCGCGGCGTGCGGCGCGAGCTCAACAACGAGATCCTGGGCCCGGTCGTGCAGTTCCTGGGCGTGCCCTACGCCACGCCCCCCCTGGGCGCCCGCCGCTTTCAGCCGCCCGAGGCCCCCGCCTCGTGGCCCGGCGTGCGCAACGCCACGACCCTGCCGCCCGCCTGCCCGCAGAACCTGCACGGGGCGCTGCCGGCCATCATGCTGCCCGTGTGGTTCACCGACAACCTGGAGGCGGCCGCCACCTACGTGCAGAACCAGAGCGAGGACTGCCTGTACCTCAACCTCTACGTGCCCACCGAGGACG GTCCGCTCACAAAAAAACGTGACGAGGCGACGCTCAATCCGCCAGACACAG aTATCCGGGACTCCGGGAAGAAGCCAGTGATGCTGTTTCTGCATGGTGGCTCCTACATGGAGGGCACAGGGAACATGTTCGATGGCTCCGTCTTGGCCGCCTACGGCAATGTCATTGTAGCCACGCTCAACTACCGGCTAGGGGTGCTCG GTTTTCTCAGCACTGGGGACCAGGCTGCAAAAGGCAACTATGGGCTCCTAGACCAGATCCAGGCCCTGCGCTGGCTCAGTGAGAACATCGCCCACTTCGGGGGGGACCCTGAACGCATCACCATCTTCGGATCTGGGGCAGGAGCCTCCTGTGTCAACCTCCTGATCCTCTCCCACCACTCGGAAG GGCTGTTCCAGAAGGCCATTGCCCAGAGCGGCACTGCCATTTCTAGCTGGTCTGTCAACTACCAGCCACTCAAATACACACGACTGCTGGCTGCCAAGGTGGGCTGTGACCGGGAGGACAGCGCCGAGGCTGTGGAGTGTCTGCGCCGGAAGCCCTCTCGGGAGCTGGTGGACCAGGACGTGCAGCCTGCCCG CTACCACATCGCCTTTGGGCCTGTGGTGGACGGTGATGTCGTCCCTGACGACCCTGAGATCCTCATGCAGCAGGGAGAATTCCTCAACTACGACATGCTCATTGGGGTCAACCAGGGAGAGGGCCTCAAGTTCGTGGAGGACTCGGCAGAGAGCGAGGATGGCGTGTCCGCCAGCGCCTTCGACTTCACGGTCTCCAACTTCGTGGACAACCTGTACGGCTACCCAGAGGGCAAGGATGTGCTACGGGAGACCATCAAGTTCATGTACACGGACTGGGCCGACCGGGACAACGGCGAGATGCGGCGCAAGACCCTGCTGGCACTCTTTACCGACCACCAGTGGGTGGCACCGGCTGTGGCCACCGCCAAGCTGCACGCTGACTACCAGTCCCCTGTCTACTTTTACACCTTCTACCACCACTGCCAGGCTGAGGGCCGGCCCGAGTGGGCGGATGCAGCGCATGGGGATGAGCTACCCTATGTCTTTGGTGTGCCCATGGTGGGTGCCACCGACCTCTTCCCCTGCAACTTCTCCAAGAATGACGTCATGCTCAGTGCCGTGGTCATGACCTACTGGACCAACTTCGCCAAGACTGG CGACCCCAACCAGCCGGTGCCACAGGACACCAAGTTCATCCACACCAAGCCCAACCGCTTCGAGGAGGTGGTGTGGAGCAAGTTCAACAGCAAAGAGAAGCAGTACCTGCACATCGGTCTGAAGCCGCGCGTGCGCGACAACTACCGCGCCAACAAGGTGGCCTTCTGGCTGGAGCTCGTGCCGCACCTGCACAATCTGCACACGGAGCTCTTCACCACCACCACGCGCCTGCCGCCCTACGCCACGCGCTGGCCGCCTCGCCCGCCCCCCGGCGCCCCGGGCAcgcgccgcccgccgcccccCGCCACCCTGCCGCCCGAGCCCGAGCCCGAGCCGGGCCCCCGGGCCTACGACCGTTTCCCCGGGGACTCCCGAGACTACTCCACGGAGCTCAGCGTCACCGTGGCCGTGGGTGCCTCGCTCCTCTTCCTCAACATCCTCGCCTTTGCCGCCCTCTACTACAAGAGGGACCGGCGGCAGGAGCTGCGGTGCCGGCGGCTCAGTCCCCCCGGTGGCTCGGGCTCTGGGGTGCCCGGCGGGGGCCCCCTGCTCCCCGCTGCCGGCCGCGAGCTGCCACCCGAGGAGGAGCTGGTGTCACTTCAGCTGAAGCGGGGCGGGGGCGTTGGGGCGGACCCTGCAGAGGCCCTGCGCCCCGCCTGCCCACCCGACTACACTCTGGCCCTGCGCCGGGCGCCGGACGACGTGCCTCTCTTGGCCCCCGGGGCCCTGACCCTGCTGCCCAGCGGCCTGgggccaccccctcccccgccgcccccctccctccatcccttcgGGCCcttccccccgccgccccccacaGCTACCAGCCACAACAAcacgctcccccacccccattccaccACTCGGGTATAG
- the SPEM1 gene encoding spermatid maturation protein 1 isoform X1 — protein MAMAERPRPGWASYHNPNTNSCQDLGNSILLLLGLIICINIGINMVTLLWRRLRGFLHQVFRVICEKEASKLRSPGKQTQPSKHSSPAVHLRCTMDAVKMTVTPPPTRRRHRRGSSSRRARRPVAWAPDTDNDDDEKPPHQHTAACSHNWDYPEDWEGLQTAQRFWTPWAQDTLEPPTQTIRFQQTIEGRPLKREMQSDLGLEAYVYPVNPPLPSPQILSHKNSGGGAGAGAQAEQEQCAPAEPPILGPANVPDIPRRRSSGRVAYDARDVRRRLRELTREVEALSHCYPLASGSSTAEGTRKDWVYRSLTER, from the exons ATGGCCATGGCTGAGCGGCCACGGCCCGGGTGGGCCTCGTATCACAACCCTAACACCAACAGCTGCCAGGACCTGGGCAActccatcctgctgctgctgggcctTATCATTTGCATTAACATTGGCATCAACATGGTGACGCTG CTCTGGCGCAGACTCCGTGGCTTCTTACACCAAGTGTTCCGTGTTATTTGTGAGAAAG AAGCTTCTAAGTTACGCTCACCTGGGAAGCAGACCCAGCCCTCAAAGCATAGCTCTCCAGCAGTCCACCTACGATGCACCATGGACGCTGTGAAGATGACGGTGACCCCCCCACCCACTCGCCGCCGTCACCGTCGAGGCTCTTCATCGCGCCGTGCCCGCCGCCCGGTGGCCTGGGCCCCTGACACTGACAACGATGATGACGAGAAGCCCCCACATCAGCACACAGCGGCCTGCTCCCACAACTGGGACTACCCTGAGGATTGGGAGGGTTTACAGACTGCCCAGAGGTTCTGGACTCCCTGGGCCCAGGACACCTTGGAGCCTCCTACCCAGACCATCCGCTTCCAGCAGACTATAGAGGGAAGGCCCCTCAAGAGAGAGATGCAGTCTGATCTGGGCCTAGAGGCCTACGTGTACCCTGTGAatcccccactccccagccctcAGATCCTGAGCCACAAGAACAGTGGagggggggcaggggcaggggcccaGGCAGAACAGGAGCAGTGCGCACCAGCCGAGCCACCCATCCTGGGCCCGGCCAATGTCCCGGACATCCCCCGGCGCCGCTCCTCAGGGCGCGTCGCCTACGATGCCAGGGATGTGAGGCGGCGGCTGCGGGAGCTGACCAGGGAGGTGGAGGCCCTGTCTCACTGTTACCCTCTGGCCTCTGGATCCAGCACAGCTGAGGGGACGAGAAAGGACTGGGTATACCGTTCCCTGACAGAGAGGTGA
- the NLGN2 gene encoding neuroligin-2 isoform X2, producing the protein MWLLALCLVGLAGAQRGGGGPGGGAPGGPGLGLSGLGEERFPVVNTAYGRVRGVRRELNNEILGPVVQFLGVPYATPPLGARRFQPPEAPASWPGVRNATTLPPACPQNLHGALPAIMLPVWFTDNLEAAATYVQNQSEDCLYLNLYVPTEDDIRDSGKKPVMLFLHGGSYMEGTGNMFDGSVLAAYGNVIVATLNYRLGVLGFLSTGDQAAKGNYGLLDQIQALRWLSENIAHFGGDPERITIFGSGAGASCVNLLILSHHSEGLFQKAIAQSGTAISSWSVNYQPLKYTRLLAAKVGCDREDSAEAVECLRRKPSRELVDQDVQPARYHIAFGPVVDGDVVPDDPEILMQQGEFLNYDMLIGVNQGEGLKFVEDSAESEDGVSASAFDFTVSNFVDNLYGYPEGKDVLRETIKFMYTDWADRDNGEMRRKTLLALFTDHQWVAPAVATAKLHADYQSPVYFYTFYHHCQAEGRPEWADAAHGDELPYVFGVPMVGATDLFPCNFSKNDVMLSAVVMTYWTNFAKTGDPNQPVPQDTKFIHTKPNRFEEVVWSKFNSKEKQYLHIGLKPRVRDNYRANKVAFWLELVPHLHNLHTELFTTTTRLPPYATRWPPRPPPGAPGTRRPPPPATLPPEPEPEPGPRAYDRFPGDSRDYSTELSVTVAVGASLLFLNILAFAALYYKRDRRQELRCRRLSPPGGSGSGVPGGGPLLPAAGRELPPEEELVSLQLKRGGGVGADPAEALRPACPPDYTLALRRAPDDVPLLAPGALTLLPSGLGPPPPPPPPSLHPFGPFPPPPPTATSHNNTLPHPHSTTRV; encoded by the exons ATGTGGCTCCTGGCGCTGTGTCTGGTGGGGCTGGCGGGGGCTCAACGGGGGGGAGGGGGTCCCGGCGGCGGCGCCCCGGGCGGCCCGGGCCTGGGTCTCAGCGGCCTCGGGGAGGAGCGCTTCCCAGTGGTGAACACGGCCTACGGGCGAGTGCGCGGCGTGCGGCGCGAGCTCAACAACGAGATCCTGGGCCCGGTCGTGCAGTTCCTGGGCGTGCCCTACGCCACGCCCCCCCTGGGCGCCCGCCGCTTTCAGCCGCCCGAGGCCCCCGCCTCGTGGCCCGGCGTGCGCAACGCCACGACCCTGCCGCCCGCCTGCCCGCAGAACCTGCACGGGGCGCTGCCGGCCATCATGCTGCCCGTGTGGTTCACCGACAACCTGGAGGCGGCCGCCACCTACGTGCAGAACCAGAGCGAGGACTGCCTGTACCTCAACCTCTACGTGCCCACCGAGGACG aTATCCGGGACTCCGGGAAGAAGCCAGTGATGCTGTTTCTGCATGGTGGCTCCTACATGGAGGGCACAGGGAACATGTTCGATGGCTCCGTCTTGGCCGCCTACGGCAATGTCATTGTAGCCACGCTCAACTACCGGCTAGGGGTGCTCG GTTTTCTCAGCACTGGGGACCAGGCTGCAAAAGGCAACTATGGGCTCCTAGACCAGATCCAGGCCCTGCGCTGGCTCAGTGAGAACATCGCCCACTTCGGGGGGGACCCTGAACGCATCACCATCTTCGGATCTGGGGCAGGAGCCTCCTGTGTCAACCTCCTGATCCTCTCCCACCACTCGGAAG GGCTGTTCCAGAAGGCCATTGCCCAGAGCGGCACTGCCATTTCTAGCTGGTCTGTCAACTACCAGCCACTCAAATACACACGACTGCTGGCTGCCAAGGTGGGCTGTGACCGGGAGGACAGCGCCGAGGCTGTGGAGTGTCTGCGCCGGAAGCCCTCTCGGGAGCTGGTGGACCAGGACGTGCAGCCTGCCCG CTACCACATCGCCTTTGGGCCTGTGGTGGACGGTGATGTCGTCCCTGACGACCCTGAGATCCTCATGCAGCAGGGAGAATTCCTCAACTACGACATGCTCATTGGGGTCAACCAGGGAGAGGGCCTCAAGTTCGTGGAGGACTCGGCAGAGAGCGAGGATGGCGTGTCCGCCAGCGCCTTCGACTTCACGGTCTCCAACTTCGTGGACAACCTGTACGGCTACCCAGAGGGCAAGGATGTGCTACGGGAGACCATCAAGTTCATGTACACGGACTGGGCCGACCGGGACAACGGCGAGATGCGGCGCAAGACCCTGCTGGCACTCTTTACCGACCACCAGTGGGTGGCACCGGCTGTGGCCACCGCCAAGCTGCACGCTGACTACCAGTCCCCTGTCTACTTTTACACCTTCTACCACCACTGCCAGGCTGAGGGCCGGCCCGAGTGGGCGGATGCAGCGCATGGGGATGAGCTACCCTATGTCTTTGGTGTGCCCATGGTGGGTGCCACCGACCTCTTCCCCTGCAACTTCTCCAAGAATGACGTCATGCTCAGTGCCGTGGTCATGACCTACTGGACCAACTTCGCCAAGACTGG CGACCCCAACCAGCCGGTGCCACAGGACACCAAGTTCATCCACACCAAGCCCAACCGCTTCGAGGAGGTGGTGTGGAGCAAGTTCAACAGCAAAGAGAAGCAGTACCTGCACATCGGTCTGAAGCCGCGCGTGCGCGACAACTACCGCGCCAACAAGGTGGCCTTCTGGCTGGAGCTCGTGCCGCACCTGCACAATCTGCACACGGAGCTCTTCACCACCACCACGCGCCTGCCGCCCTACGCCACGCGCTGGCCGCCTCGCCCGCCCCCCGGCGCCCCGGGCAcgcgccgcccgccgcccccCGCCACCCTGCCGCCCGAGCCCGAGCCCGAGCCGGGCCCCCGGGCCTACGACCGTTTCCCCGGGGACTCCCGAGACTACTCCACGGAGCTCAGCGTCACCGTGGCCGTGGGTGCCTCGCTCCTCTTCCTCAACATCCTCGCCTTTGCCGCCCTCTACTACAAGAGGGACCGGCGGCAGGAGCTGCGGTGCCGGCGGCTCAGTCCCCCCGGTGGCTCGGGCTCTGGGGTGCCCGGCGGGGGCCCCCTGCTCCCCGCTGCCGGCCGCGAGCTGCCACCCGAGGAGGAGCTGGTGTCACTTCAGCTGAAGCGGGGCGGGGGCGTTGGGGCGGACCCTGCAGAGGCCCTGCGCCCCGCCTGCCCACCCGACTACACTCTGGCCCTGCGCCGGGCGCCGGACGACGTGCCTCTCTTGGCCCCCGGGGCCCTGACCCTGCTGCCCAGCGGCCTGgggccaccccctcccccgccgcccccctccctccatcccttcgGGCCcttccccccgccgccccccacaGCTACCAGCCACAACAAcacgctcccccacccccattccaccACTCGGGTATAG
- the SPEM1 gene encoding spermatid maturation protein 1 isoform X2: MAMAERPRPGWASYHNPNTNSCQDLGNSILLLLGLIICINIGINMLWRRLRGFLHQVFRVICEKEASKLRSPGKQTQPSKHSSPAVHLRCTMDAVKMTVTPPPTRRRHRRGSSSRRARRPVAWAPDTDNDDDEKPPHQHTAACSHNWDYPEDWEGLQTAQRFWTPWAQDTLEPPTQTIRFQQTIEGRPLKREMQSDLGLEAYVYPVNPPLPSPQILSHKNSGGGAGAGAQAEQEQCAPAEPPILGPANVPDIPRRRSSGRVAYDARDVRRRLRELTREVEALSHCYPLASGSSTAEGTRKDWVYRSLTER; encoded by the exons ATGGCCATGGCTGAGCGGCCACGGCCCGGGTGGGCCTCGTATCACAACCCTAACACCAACAGCTGCCAGGACCTGGGCAActccatcctgctgctgctgggcctTATCATTTGCATTAACATTGGCATCAACATG CTCTGGCGCAGACTCCGTGGCTTCTTACACCAAGTGTTCCGTGTTATTTGTGAGAAAG AAGCTTCTAAGTTACGCTCACCTGGGAAGCAGACCCAGCCCTCAAAGCATAGCTCTCCAGCAGTCCACCTACGATGCACCATGGACGCTGTGAAGATGACGGTGACCCCCCCACCCACTCGCCGCCGTCACCGTCGAGGCTCTTCATCGCGCCGTGCCCGCCGCCCGGTGGCCTGGGCCCCTGACACTGACAACGATGATGACGAGAAGCCCCCACATCAGCACACAGCGGCCTGCTCCCACAACTGGGACTACCCTGAGGATTGGGAGGGTTTACAGACTGCCCAGAGGTTCTGGACTCCCTGGGCCCAGGACACCTTGGAGCCTCCTACCCAGACCATCCGCTTCCAGCAGACTATAGAGGGAAGGCCCCTCAAGAGAGAGATGCAGTCTGATCTGGGCCTAGAGGCCTACGTGTACCCTGTGAatcccccactccccagccctcAGATCCTGAGCCACAAGAACAGTGGagggggggcaggggcaggggcccaGGCAGAACAGGAGCAGTGCGCACCAGCCGAGCCACCCATCCTGGGCCCGGCCAATGTCCCGGACATCCCCCGGCGCCGCTCCTCAGGGCGCGTCGCCTACGATGCCAGGGATGTGAGGCGGCGGCTGCGGGAGCTGACCAGGGAGGTGGAGGCCCTGTCTCACTGTTACCCTCTGGCCTCTGGATCCAGCACAGCTGAGGGGACGAGAAAGGACTGGGTATACCGTTCCCTGACAGAGAGGTGA